A single Sulfurimonas aquatica DNA region contains:
- a CDS encoding prohibitin family protein: protein MASDMNDYFNKKKSEGSGGSNKSGGGSGGGPKGPQMPNIDFNLGGGKAGIAYFVIAMIILLVLAKPFTIIEEGQRGILSTNGKYQDQALLPGLHFIVPIIQKVYVVDTKVRIINYASKMESNTGASGILTKPAVTVLDKRSLPVSIELTVQYRLNSQFAAQTISNWGFSWEDKIINPVVRDVVRNVIGKYDAEALTQMRNELGAEIEAGIRKSVNGLQNAPAVLQSVQLRDILLPQKVKDQIERVQIAKQEVQKAEQDVQRVKQEALKRAAEAEGMAQKARIEAQGVADAVTIEADAKAKANILIAKSLTPNLLELEQLRVQGMFNDALRENKDAKIFLTPGGSTPNIWVDTKDVKKRTTAN from the coding sequence ATGGCATCAGATATGAATGATTATTTTAACAAAAAAAAGAGCGAGGGTAGCGGTGGATCTAACAAGTCTGGCGGTGGCTCAGGTGGTGGTCCAAAAGGTCCTCAAATGCCAAATATTGATTTTAATTTAGGTGGTGGTAAAGCTGGTATTGCATACTTTGTTATAGCGATGATTATTTTACTTGTTTTAGCAAAACCATTTACAATCATCGAAGAGGGTCAACGTGGTATCTTAAGTACAAATGGTAAGTACCAAGACCAAGCTCTTCTTCCAGGTCTTCACTTTATAGTGCCAATCATCCAAAAAGTATATGTTGTAGATACAAAAGTACGTATCATAAACTATGCATCAAAAATGGAGTCAAATACGGGAGCATCAGGAATACTTACAAAACCAGCCGTTACAGTTCTTGATAAGCGTTCACTGCCAGTTTCTATTGAGCTTACCGTTCAGTATCGCCTTAACTCTCAGTTTGCGGCACAGACTATTTCAAACTGGGGATTTTCTTGGGAAGATAAAATCATCAATCCGGTTGTTCGCGACGTAGTTCGTAATGTGATTGGTAAATATGATGCAGAGGCATTAACGCAGATGAGAAATGAGCTAGGTGCTGAGATAGAAGCAGGAATAAGAAAGAGTGTAAATGGCCTTCAAAATGCTCCTGCAGTTTTACAGTCAGTGCAGCTTCGTGACATTCTTTTACCTCAAAAAGTAAAAGATCAAATCGAGCGTGTTCAAATAGCAAAACAAGAAGTTCAAAAAGCAGAACAAGATGTTCAGCGTGTAAAACAAGAAGCATTAAAGCGCGCAGCTGAAGCAGAAGGTATGGCTCAAAAAGCAAGAATCGAAGCACAAGGTGTGGCTGACGCGGTTACAATCGAAGCTGATGCAAAAGCAAAAGCAAACATCTTGATTGCTAAATCTTTAACACCTAATCTTCTAGAGCTTGAGCAGTTGAGAGTTCAAGGTATGTTTAATGACGCTCTTCGTGAAAATAAAGATGCTAAGATTTTCTTAACACCTGGTGGTTCAACTCCAAATATTTGGGTTGATACTAAAGACGTTAAAAAAAGAACGACAGCAAACTAA
- a CDS encoding branched-chain amino acid transaminase, with amino-acid sequence MDAAKYIWMNGKFVAWDDAKVHVLSHTIHYGNGVIEGTKAYKTAKGYAIFRLNEHTTRLKESAKMTLINIPYSVEEMNQAQIDLIKKNEFVGDNVYLRPFAFLGYGVMGVYHKDAPVETVMSAWEWGAYLGEDGLKKGIKLKIASMTRPSNTSNMGKAKATANYLNSQMAKYEAIDCGYDEALLLDDQGYVAEASGASFFMVVNGILVSPPSDNALVSITQKTVIEIAQDMGIKVERRRISREELYVADEAFLTGTAAEITPVRIIDAREIGNGSRGEMTEKLQSTYFDIVFGRNAKYEHYLTYID; translated from the coding sequence ATGGACGCTGCCAAATATATCTGGATGAATGGAAAGTTTGTAGCTTGGGATGATGCTAAGGTACATGTACTTTCACACACAATACATTACGGAAATGGTGTAATAGAAGGAACAAAAGCTTATAAAACTGCGAAAGGTTATGCGATATTTCGTTTAAATGAGCATACGACAAGACTTAAAGAGTCTGCTAAAATGACTTTGATAAATATTCCTTATTCAGTTGAAGAGATGAATCAAGCTCAGATAGACCTTATAAAAAAGAATGAATTTGTAGGTGATAATGTCTATCTTCGTCCCTTTGCATTTTTAGGTTATGGTGTTATGGGAGTTTATCATAAAGATGCTCCCGTTGAGACTGTAATGTCTGCATGGGAATGGGGCGCTTACCTTGGAGAGGATGGCCTTAAAAAAGGTATAAAGCTTAAGATAGCTTCTATGACTCGTCCATCAAATACTTCAAACATGGGTAAAGCAAAAGCGACTGCAAACTATCTAAATTCTCAAATGGCTAAATACGAAGCTATTGATTGTGGGTATGATGAAGCACTGCTTTTAGATGACCAAGGTTACGTTGCAGAAGCATCTGGGGCTAGCTTTTTCATGGTTGTTAATGGCATTTTAGTATCGCCGCCAAGTGATAACGCACTTGTTTCTATAACACAAAAGACAGTTATTGAAATAGCACAAGATATGGGCATAAAAGTTGAACGCCGTCGTATCTCTAGAGAAGAACTTTATGTAGCTGATGAAGCCTTTTTAACAGGAACGGCAGCAGAGATTACACCGGTACGCATAATAGACGCAAGAGAGATAGGTAATGGTTCTCGTGGCGAGATGACTGAGAAACTTCAAAGTACTTATTTTGACATTGTATTTGGTAGAAATGCTAAGTATGAGCACTATTTAACATATATAGACTAA
- the hisIE gene encoding bifunctional phosphoribosyl-AMP cyclohydrolase/phosphoribosyl-ATP diphosphatase HisIE translates to MQEIINRVDWEKIDLLPVVVQDVTNNEVLMMAFMDKEALELSLTTKIAHYFSRSKQRIWKKGESSGHTQTIHSFNIDCDNDTLLIKVTQEGVACHTGRRSCFFTELESGEANSEVKVNSEAMYGVIDTLYHTIQERKNADPESSWTAKLFAKGENTILKKVVEESGEFCFAYKDNDESEMVYEAADLTYHMLVALAAKNISPDRIKQELARRFNMSGIAEKNARED, encoded by the coding sequence ATGCAAGAGATAATAAATAGAGTAGATTGGGAGAAGATAGATCTTCTTCCAGTTGTTGTTCAAGACGTAACAAACAACGAAGTTCTGATGATGGCGTTTATGGATAAAGAAGCGTTAGAACTCTCTTTAACTACAAAAATCGCACACTACTTCTCACGTTCAAAGCAACGCATTTGGAAAAAAGGTGAGTCAAGTGGACATACTCAAACCATTCACTCCTTTAATATAGACTGCGATAACGACACACTTCTTATAAAAGTTACACAAGAGGGTGTGGCATGTCATACCGGCCGTCGTTCATGCTTTTTTACAGAGCTAGAATCAGGTGAAGCAAACTCTGAGGTAAAAGTAAATTCTGAAGCTATGTATGGTGTTATAGATACACTGTATCACACTATACAAGAACGTAAAAATGCAGATCCAGAATCATCATGGACAGCAAAGCTTTTTGCAAAGGGTGAGAATACCATACTTAAAAAAGTGGTAGAAGAGTCTGGTGAATTTTGTTTTGCATATAAAGATAATGATGAATCAGAGATGGTTTATGAAGCGGCAGATTTGACTTACCATATGCTTGTAGCACTTGCTGCAAAAAATATATCTCCGGATAGAATAAAACAAGAACTCGCACGAAGATTTAACATGAGTGGTATAGCTGAGAAAAATGCAAGAGAGGACTAA
- the rsmG gene encoding 16S rRNA (guanine(527)-N(7))-methyltransferase RsmG, with amino-acid sequence MDLKAALASDNIELPENFFFNIQKYKEHLFKWNKIHNLTGAKDVNTVDEFIYDAVFPVSFLPKVNSLMDIGTGAGFPGMILAFALPDTHVTLVEPLTKRASFLQFIKADLGLSNVTVVKKRVEQMEPKIFDLVTSRAVTDTKMLLKLSENFRDKHSKLLFYKGEKVFDEVQEIQNHKIIETKNRHYLLLGEDI; translated from the coding sequence ATGGATTTAAAAGCGGCACTTGCTAGTGACAACATAGAACTTCCTGAGAACTTCTTTTTTAATATTCAAAAATATAAAGAGCATCTTTTTAAGTGGAATAAAATCCATAATCTTACAGGTGCCAAAGATGTAAATACCGTAGATGAGTTTATCTATGATGCCGTATTTCCCGTTAGCTTTTTGCCTAAGGTCAACTCTCTTATGGATATAGGAACAGGCGCTGGTTTTCCAGGTATGATATTGGCGTTTGCTCTTCCAGATACTCATGTAACGCTTGTTGAGCCACTCACGAAGCGCGCTAGTTTTTTACAGTTTATAAAAGCCGACTTAGGTCTTTCTAACGTAACGGTTGTTAAAAAACGAGTAGAGCAGATGGAACCAAAAATATTTGACCTTGTAACGTCTCGTGCCGTAACAGATACAAAGATGCTTTTAAAGCTAAGTGAAAACTTCAGAGATAAGCATTCAAAACTTCTCTTTTATAAGGGTGAAAAAGTCTTTGATGAAGTTCAAGAGATACAAAACCATAAAATTATAGAGACTAAAAATAGACACTACTTACTTCTAGGAGAAGATATATGA
- a CDS encoding DUF2393 family protein yields the protein MTLLNYWHFISFGVIFIIFVGGVLSALKQESAKIKFGMLFSVTLISIFFAVFSVLVVDKYTKVVKLHKLKNKRLLSTEKIIYTGIVRNEGNHDIGKVTFEIKLVNKGHATGNVKGGNFYKSSGFMDFFGGGYNLNFKPQSITKEFVVATNLKPGEAKSFRVYFPFPPYFRSVSQFSKVWGH from the coding sequence ATGACACTTTTAAACTACTGGCACTTCATATCTTTTGGAGTAATTTTTATAATCTTTGTTGGAGGTGTACTGAGTGCATTAAAACAAGAGAGTGCAAAGATAAAGTTCGGAATGCTCTTTTCTGTGACACTTATAAGTATTTTCTTTGCTGTTTTTTCTGTCTTAGTTGTTGATAAGTATACCAAAGTTGTAAAACTGCACAAACTGAAAAATAAAAGACTTCTCAGTACTGAAAAGATTATCTATACGGGAATCGTTAGAAATGAAGGTAATCATGATATAGGTAAGGTTACTTTTGAGATAAAACTGGTAAATAAAGGTCATGCTACAGGAAATGTAAAGGGTGGAAACTTTTACAAGTCTAGTGGCTTTATGGACTTTTTTGGCGGCGGATACAACTTAAACTTTAAACCACAATCAATTACAAAAGAGTTTGTAGTTGCTACAAACCTTAAACCAGGAGAAGCGAAGTCTTTTAGAGTCTATTTTCCATTTCCACCTTATTTTAGAAGTGTTTCTCAGTTTAGTAAGGTTTGGGGTCACTAA
- a CDS encoding PP0621 family protein encodes MILKVLLVMAVIAIVYFMFIKKKPITDTKKKNKDKETLKTNDMIECAECGVYTEVSECMLSNGKYYCSKECLSEVN; translated from the coding sequence ATGATACTCAAAGTTTTACTCGTTATGGCAGTTATTGCAATTGTATATTTTATGTTTATCAAAAAGAAACCCATAACAGATACAAAGAAAAAGAACAAAGATAAAGAGACCCTCAAAACAAACGACATGATAGAGTGTGCAGAGTGTGGCGTTTACACAGAGGTTAGTGAGTGTATGCTTAGCAATGGTAAATACTACTGCTCAAAAGAGTGCTTAAGCGAGGTAAATTAA
- a CDS encoding alanine racemase: MSYITLSRENFFYNLDKIAKQTKSVDKIALVLKDNAYGHGICEMASLAKEYGVTKAVVRSNNEAKKVEEFFEYVLVLADIPQEKSPKVRYTINDISAIKKFPKDTLVELKVNTGMNRNGISMDEVQSVIELIQEQGLKLEAIFTHHGCADELNGVYELQKSNFLEVKKSSPKGLRFHSCNSAALFRESDFSEDMARVGIAAYGCMELPREISLEEFKPVLSLYAQKISSQVVKKGEYIGYGATLEVCDECLVSNYDIGYGDGFFRANSNVYETPEGVKIAGRVSMDNSSFLSNEEELLLFNDASKVAEVVGTISYEVLTSLKAYIKRQIV; this comes from the coding sequence ATGTCATACATCACGCTTAGTAGAGAAAACTTTTTTTATAACCTTGATAAAATAGCCAAGCAGACAAAGTCGGTAGATAAAATCGCCCTTGTCTTAAAAGATAATGCTTATGGTCATGGAATATGTGAGATGGCATCTTTGGCAAAAGAGTATGGCGTTACAAAAGCCGTTGTGCGCTCAAATAACGAAGCAAAAAAAGTAGAAGAGTTTTTTGAGTATGTTTTAGTTTTAGCGGATATCCCCCAAGAAAAAAGTCCTAAAGTACGCTATACGATTAACGATATTAGCGCCATTAAAAAATTCCCAAAAGATACGTTGGTTGAGTTAAAAGTAAATACTGGAATGAATAGAAATGGCATCTCCATGGATGAGGTTCAAAGTGTAATAGAGCTTATACAAGAGCAGGGCTTAAAACTTGAAGCGATTTTTACTCATCATGGCTGTGCAGATGAACTCAACGGAGTCTATGAGTTACAAAAAAGTAATTTTCTTGAAGTAAAAAAGAGTTCGCCGAAGGGTCTGCGTTTTCATTCATGTAACTCAGCGGCGCTTTTTCGAGAGAGTGATTTCAGTGAAGATATGGCAAGAGTGGGCATAGCGGCTTATGGATGTATGGAATTGCCACGGGAGATAAGTTTAGAAGAGTTTAAACCAGTTCTTTCACTTTATGCTCAAAAGATCTCTTCTCAAGTTGTTAAAAAAGGTGAATACATTGGTTATGGTGCAACACTTGAAGTGTGTGATGAATGTCTAGTGAGTAACTACGACATAGGGTATGGGGATGGTTTTTTTAGAGCTAACTCAAATGTTTATGAAACACCAGAAGGCGTAAAAATAGCGGGAAGAGTCTCTATGGATAACAGCTCTTTTTTATCTAATGAAGAAGAACTATTACTCTTTAATGACGCAAGTAAAGTGGCGGAAGTTGTAGGAACTATTAGTTATGAAGTACTCACGTCTCTTAAGGCGTATATTAAACGCCAGATTGTTTGA
- a CDS encoding DUF2393 domain-containing protein, with protein sequence MKSKITEFINNLIFYDFILYGATFFFFAFFIILAIVFKDKAGRAFFFVLLGFSSFLTGPTLGYHYMHKALFKNSTEIISQKRLSFTEAVVLKGTITNESARDFKSCIVTASVYKVTSNKYRNYLYEFKPFKNMSMVVDDIMMAQTKEFKLIIEPFTYKRDYNISLEADCK encoded by the coding sequence ATGAAGTCAAAAATCACGGAATTTATAAATAATTTAATTTTTTATGATTTTATACTCTATGGTGCTACTTTTTTCTTCTTCGCATTTTTTATAATCTTAGCAATAGTTTTTAAAGATAAAGCTGGAAGAGCTTTTTTCTTTGTACTTCTAGGATTTAGCAGTTTTCTAACAGGACCAACACTTGGTTACCACTATATGCACAAAGCACTTTTTAAAAATTCTACAGAGATTATAAGTCAAAAAAGATTGAGTTTTACTGAAGCTGTAGTACTAAAAGGCACGATTACAAATGAGTCTGCTAGAGATTTTAAGAGCTGTATAGTTACTGCTAGTGTTTATAAAGTAACATCTAATAAATATAGAAATTATCTTTATGAGTTTAAGCCTTTTAAAAATATGTCGATGGTCGTAGATGATATCATGATGGCTCAAACGAAAGAGTTTAAGCTGATAATCGAGCCCTTTACATATAAAAGGGACTACAATATATCTCTAGAGGCGGATTGTAAATGA
- a CDS encoding fatty acid desaturase family protein — protein sequence MPQYADYKDIDQEELQRDIEDMKKSIGATTEDDFLHLLKMQRWGRFSTFLGFFTIILAIYLDYATTDFSPFAFWFIGILGAIFISTGNLARWANVTHPILHGAYDKVPNVPKNYTKDGFAKGSRRWIDWLDWIKPDAWAFEHNIMHHYHLGELDDPDNVEKNLEWLHKINMPMFFKYAIVYTFASFWKVAYYAPNTLRILDNKERKAVNDPRSQGYELTPFTKNGRELWRHYFLPYGVFQFILLPALFFPFGMGAVLNVLILLLVAELLANLHSFLVIVPNHSAEDIYQFSTPHKTQGEYYLRQIMGSVNYNTGTDFIDFMHGFLNYQIEHHLFPNMPLSFYQKMQPMVKEICKKHNLEYRQDSVFKRILMTVDLMVGKTKLLRIDGV from the coding sequence TTGCCACAATATGCTGATTACAAAGATATAGACCAAGAAGAGTTACAACGCGATATAGAAGATATGAAAAAGTCTATTGGCGCAACGACTGAAGATGACTTTTTACATCTTTTAAAAATGCAAAGATGGGGAAGATTTTCTACGTTTTTAGGATTTTTCACTATCATACTTGCTATATATTTAGACTATGCAACTACCGATTTTTCTCCATTTGCATTTTGGTTCATAGGAATCCTTGGGGCTATTTTTATCTCAACTGGGAACCTAGCAAGATGGGCAAACGTAACGCATCCTATTTTGCATGGCGCATATGACAAAGTTCCCAACGTTCCTAAAAACTATACTAAAGATGGTTTTGCCAAAGGAAGTCGTAGATGGATAGACTGGCTTGACTGGATAAAACCAGACGCTTGGGCCTTTGAGCATAACATCATGCACCACTATCATTTAGGAGAGTTGGACGATCCTGATAACGTAGAAAAAAACCTCGAATGGCTTCATAAGATAAATATGCCTATGTTTTTTAAATATGCGATAGTTTATACCTTTGCTTCATTTTGGAAAGTAGCGTATTACGCTCCAAATACGCTGAGAATTTTAGATAACAAAGAACGCAAAGCCGTAAACGACCCAAGATCTCAGGGTTATGAACTGACTCCCTTTACAAAAAATGGTCGTGAGTTATGGAGACACTACTTTTTACCTTATGGAGTTTTTCAGTTTATACTTCTTCCCGCTCTATTTTTCCCATTTGGAATGGGTGCCGTTTTAAACGTTTTGATCCTTCTTTTAGTCGCTGAGCTCCTAGCAAACCTTCACTCATTTTTAGTCATAGTGCCCAACCATTCAGCAGAAGACATTTACCAGTTCTCAACGCCACATAAAACTCAGGGCGAGTACTATCTAAGACAGATTATGGGAAGCGTTAATTATAATACTGGAACGGACTTTATTGACTTTATGCATGGATTTTTAAACTACCAAATAGAGCATCATCTTTTTCCAAATATGCCTCTTAGTTTTTACCAAAAGATGCAACCTATGGTAAAAGAAATATGCAAAAAACATAACCTAGAGTATCGTCAAGACTCTGTATTTAAAAGAATTTTAATGACTGTTGATTTGATGGTTGGAAAAACAAAACTACTTCGCATAGATGGCGTTTAA